Proteins from one Mercurialis annua linkage group LG7, ddMerAnnu1.2, whole genome shotgun sequence genomic window:
- the LOC126656880 gene encoding uncharacterized protein LOC126656880, which yields MDQEQELQFAGFFSILKKSFTIIFSWRKIFSQITIYLVLPLSFVFLAHIQLSQLLFFKIFRTHHTLYFYNIEPGTVYAKFSRMISSEWTAFWLFKIAYFLFVLIFSLLSTAAVVYTVACIYTSKPITFKKVTSVVAKVWKRLIVTLLWSFAFVFVYNIIAGAVFIAACVALYRANRSIAVAVLLALLFLYLVGLLYITIVWHLASVVSVLEEVYGIKALIKSKNLIKGKLWVAIALFVLIGIFFFGIQMVFEIFVVFGWPEEVGMRILIGIFCLLLMVKLILVVLVIQTVLYFVCKSYHHQIIDKSSLSDHLEAYTGDYLPLKASNVQMEQVQQ from the coding sequence ATGGATCAAGAACAGGAGCTTCAGTTTGCTGGGTTCTTCAGCATCTTGAAAAAATCCTTCACCATCATATTCTCATGGAGAAAAATCTTCAGCCAAATTACCATTTATCTTGTTCTTCCGCTTTCTTTCGTCTTTCTTGCTCATATCCAACTCTCTCAGCTCCTTTTTTTCAAGATTTTTCGCACCCATCATACCTTATATTTCTATAACATTGAACCCGGAACCGTTTATGCGAAATTTTCTCGTATGATCTCCTCCGAATGGACCGCCTTTTGGCTTTTCAAAATCGCAtatttccttttcgttcttATCTTTTCGCTTCTCTCCACTGCTGCAGTTGTTTATACTGTTGCATGCATTTACACTTCGAAGCCGATCACATTCAAGAAAGTCACGAGCGTTGTTGCTAAAGTCTGGAAAAGACTAATCGTCACTTTGTTATGGagttttgcttttgtttttgtttacaaTATAATCGCAGGAGCAGTGTTCATTGCCGCATGTGTTGCCCTTTATCGAGCTAACCGAAGCATTGCAGTCGCGGTTCTTCTAGCTTTGTTGTTCTTATACCTGGTAGGGTTACTGTATATTACCATAGTTTGGCATTTGGCTAGTGTGGTATCTGTTTTGGAGGAGGTTTACGGGATCAAAGCGCTGATCAAAAGCAAGAACTTGATAAAGGGCAAACTCTGGGTTGCAATTGCTCTTTTTGTTTTGATTGGAATTTTCTTTTTCGGAATCCAAATGGTTTTCGAGATATTCGTGGTATTTGGTTGGCCTGAAGAGGTCGGAATGAGGATTTTGATTGGAATATTTTGCTTATTGTTGATGGTGAAGTTGATTCTTGTTGTGCTCGTAATCCAAACCGTGCTCTATTTCGTATGCAAATCTTATCATCATCAAATTATTGATAAGTCTTCCTTATCAGACCATCTTGAGGCATACACTGGGGATTATCTTCCTTTAAAGGCATCCAATGTTCAAATGGAACAAGTTCAGCAATAA